One Panicum virgatum strain AP13 chromosome 9K, P.virgatum_v5, whole genome shotgun sequence genomic region harbors:
- the LOC120652566 gene encoding transcription factor TGA2.2-like produces the protein MADASSRTDTSTVVDTDDMNQRSGAIVMASNSSDRSDKSDKPMDQKVLRRLAQNREAARKSRLRKKAYVQQLESSKLKLASLEQEFQKARQQGIFISSSGDQTHAMSGNGAMTFDLEYSRWQEEQNKQINELRTAVNAHASDSDLRLIVDGIMAHYDEIFRLKGVAAKADVFHILSGMWKTPAERCFLWLGGFRSSELLKLLVNQLEPLTEQQLMGLSNLQQSSQQAEDALSQGMEALQQSLAETLAGSLGPSGSSGNVANYMGQMAMAMGKLGTLENFLRQADNLRQQTLHQMQRILTIRQAARTLLAIHDYFSRLRALSSLWLARPRE, from the exons ATGGCAGATGCTAGTTCGAGGACTGACACCTCGACTGTTGTAGACACTGATGATATGAATCAAAGG AGTGGAGCTATTGTCATGGCTTCTAATTCATCTGATCGATCTGACAAATCTGACAAACCTATGGACCAAAAG GTTTTACGGCGGCTTGCCCAAAATCGTGAGGCAGCAAGGAAAAGTCGACTGAGAAAAAAG GCATATGTCCAACAGCTTGAAAGCAGTAAACTAAAACTTGCAAGCCTAGAGCAAGAGTTCCAGAAAGCTCGACAACAG GGAATCTTCATATCCAGCTCTGGAGACCAAACCCATGCTATGAGTGGAAATG GAGCTATGACTTTTGATTTAGAGTATTCTCGATGGCAAGAGGAACAAAATAAGCAGATAAACGAGCTGAGGACTGCCGTAAATGCTCATGCAAGTGATAGTGACCTCCGTCTTATTGTGGATGGGATAATGGCACACTATGATGAGATATTCAGGCTGAAGGGTGTTGCTGCAAAGGCTGATGTGTTCCATATACTTTCAGGCATGTGGAAAACACCTGCTGAAAGGTGCTTCTTGTGGCTTGGTGGTTTTCGTTCGTCTGAGCTTCTAAAG CTCCTTGTGAATCAACTTGAGCCACTAACTGAGCAGCAATTGATGGGGCTATCCAATCTCCAACAATCCTCCCAGCAGGCTGAGGATGCATTGTCACAAGGAATGGAAGCATTGCAGCAATCCTTAGCAGAAACGTTGGCTGGGTCCCTTGGTCCATCAGGATCTTCCGGAAATGTGGCAAACTATATGGGTCAAATGGCTATGGCCATGGGCAAACTTGGCACCCTCGAGAATTTCCTTCGTCAG GCTGATAATCTACGACAGCAGACCTTGCATCAAATGCAACGCATTCTGACGATCCGACAAGCTGCTCGCACGCTCCTTGCGATCCATGACTACTTCTCACGTTTGCGTGCCCTGAGTTCTCTTTGGCTTGCTAGGCCACGGGAGTAA
- the LOC120652567 gene encoding pentatricopeptide repeat-containing protein At1g56690, mitochondrial-like isoform X1, with product MRLPPVRFLPSSAAPAVVDANARIARLARTGNMEGARAAFEAMPLRTTASCNALLAGYFRNNLPDAALRVFHRMPSRDLASYNALISGLSLRRHTLPDAAAALATIPYPPSVVSFTSLLRGYVRHGLLADAIQLFRQMPERNHISYTVLLGGFLDAGRVDKARALFDEMPDKDVVAWTAMLSGYCQAGRIAEARVLFDEMPKKNVVSWTAMVSGYAQNGQVNLARKLFEVMPERNEVSWTAMLFGYIQAGRVGDAEELFNAMPEHPLPACNAMIVGFGQRGMVDAAKSVFDRMHERDDGTWSAIIKAYEQNEFLMEALSTFREMLHDGIRPNYPSVVSILTVCAALAVLDYGREVHAAMLRCSFDKDVFAVSALITMYIKCGNLDKAKKVFSMFEPKDVVMWNSMITGYAQHGLGEEALRIFDDMRLAGMVPDRITYIGALTACSYTGKVKEGRDIFNSMDTNSAIRPGAEHYSCMVDLLGRAGHLEEALDLIKTMPVEPDAVIWGALMGASRMHKNAEIAEVAAKKLLELEPGNAGPYVLLSHIYTSTGRWEDASEMRKFISSRHLNKSPGCSWIEYGKRVHLFTSGEVLAHPEHAIILKMLEKLDGLLMESGYSADGSFVLHDVDEEQKTHSLRYHSERQAVAYGLLKVPEGMPIRVMKNLRVCGDCHSAIKLIAKITSREIVLRDANRFHHFNDGFCSCRDYW from the coding sequence ATGCGCCTCCCGCCCGTCCGCTTCCTGCCGTcgagcgcggcgccggcggtggtggatgCGAACGCGCGCATTGCCCGGCTGGCGCGCACGGGCAACATGGAGGGCGCCCGCGCCGCGTTCGAGGCCATGCCGCTCCGCACCACCGCCTCCTGCAACGCCCTCCTCGCCGGCTACTTCCGCAACAACCTCCCCGACGCCGCACTCCGAGTCTTCCACCGCATGCCCTCGCGGGACCTCGCCTCCTACAACGCGCTCATCTCCGGGCTCTCCCTGCGCCGTCACACActccccgacgccgccgcggcgctcgccACCATTCCCTACCCGCCCTCGGTTGTCTCCTTCACATCCCTCCTGCGCGGTTACGTGCGCCACGGCCTCCTGGCTGACGCCATCCAGCTGTTCCGACAGATGCCGGAGCGCAACCACATATCTTACACGGTGTTGCTCGGCGGcttcctcgacgccggccgtgTTGATAAAGCCCGCGCGTTGTTTGATGAAATGCCTGACAAGGATGTTGTTGCGTGGACCGCCATGCTATCTGGGTACTGCCAGGCTGGCCGGATAGCTGAGGCGCGCGTTCTGTTTGATGAAATGCCAAAGAAGAACGTTGTGTCATGGACTGCGATGGTCTCCGGCTATGCTCAGAATGGGCAGGTAAACCTTGCTCGGAAGCTGTTCGAGGTGATGCCTGAGCGCAACGAGGTGTCGTGGACTGCAATGCTATTTGGGTATATACAGGCTGGCCGTGTTGGGGATGCTGAGGAGCTGTTTAATGCAATGCCGGAGCACCCATTGCCAGCCTGCAATGCAATGATAGTTGGGTTTGGGCAGCGGGGGATGGTGGATGCTGCCAAATCAGTCTTTGACAGGATGCACGAGAGGGATGATGGAACATGGAGCGCAATCATCAAAGCATATGAGCAGAATGAATTCTTAATGGAGGCATTGTCTACCTTCCGCGAGATGTTGCATGATGGCATTCGCCCAAACTACCCATCGGTCGTCAGCATCCTCACGGTATGTGCAGCCCTGGCTGTTCTTGATTACGGGAGGGAGGTGCATGCTGCAATGCTGAGGTGTTCCTTTGACAAGGATGTCTTTGCCGTGTCAGCATTAATCACAATGTACATCAAATGTGGGAATTTGGATAAGGCCAAGAAGGTTTTCAGCAtgtttgagcccaaagatgttgTGATGTGGAATTCGATGATCACTGGTTATGCCCAACATGGGTTGGGGGAGGAAGCACTCCGCATATTTGATGATATGAGGTTGGCCGGAATGGTGCCTGATAGAATTACATATATTGGGGCCCTTACAGCATGTAGCTACACAGGAAAAGTTAAAGAGGGAAGGGATATTTTTAATTCTATGGATACAAATTCTGCCATCAGACCTGGAGCAGAGCATTATTCTTGCATGGTTGATTTGCTTGGTCGAGCGGGACATCTGGAGGAAGCACTGGATTTGATTAAGACCATGCCAGTTGAACCAGATGCTGTCATCTGGGGAGCTCTGATGGGGGCTTCCAGAATGCACAAGAATGCTGAGATTGCTGAGGTTGCTGCTAAGAAGCTCTTGGAGCTAGAGCCTGGAAATGCCGGGCCATATGTCTTGCTGTCTCACATTTATACATCCACTGGGAGGTGGGAAGATGCTTCTGAGATGCGAAAATTCATTAGCTCAAGGCATTTGAACAAGTCTCCTGGCTGTAGTTGGATAGAATACGGCAAAAGGGTGCATCTGTTCACATCTGGTGAAGTGTTAGCACATCCTGAGCATGCTATTATCCTTAAAATGCTGGAAAAGTTAGATGGATTGCTGATGGAATCTGGATACTCAGCTGATGGGAGCTTTGTGCTTCATGATGTAGACGAGGAGCAAAAAACTCATAGCTTGCGGTATCACAGTGAGAGGCAAGCTGTAGCATATGGATTATTGAAAGTTCCAGAGGGAATGCCCATTCGTGTCATGAAGAACCTCAGAGTTTGTGGTGATTGCCACTCTGCAATAAAGTTGATTGCAAAGATAACTTCTCGGGAAATTGTACTGAGAGATGCAAATAGATTCCATCACTTCAATGATGGATTTTGCTCATGCAGGGACTATTGGTGA
- the LOC120652567 gene encoding aspartic proteinase nepenthesin-1-like isoform X2: MAVRSKARAARLLSGGAAAGARVDPGAYTGVVPDTEYLVHLAIGTPPQPVQLTLDTGSDLVWTQCRPCPVCFAQTLPYFDPSNSSTFGALPCDSPMCDGLAWSSCGKQSWGNRTCVYVYAYADNSITIGSLDEDTFTFAAAGDSSGEASVPGLAFGCGLFDNGIFTSNETGIAGFGRGALSLPSQLKVDNFSHCFTTITGSEPSTVLLGLPADLYGHGGAVQSTPLVQNFSSLTAYYLSLKGITVGETRLPIPESTFALRQDGTGGTIIDSGTGMTSLPRGAYELVRDAFVAQARLPVDNATSSLLSQLCFSAPRRARPDDDVPRLALHLEGATLELPRENYMFEFQDAGGGSFTCLAVSAGGDMTIIGNYQQQNMHVLYDLVGNMLSFVPAQCNRL; this comes from the coding sequence ATGGCCGTGCGCAGCAaggcccgcgccgcgcggctgCTCTCGGGGGGCGCCGCGGCAGGCGCCCGCGTAGACCCGGGAGCTTACACCGGCGTCGTCCCCGACACGGAGTACCTGGTGCACCTGGCCATCggcacgccgccgcagcccgtgCAGCTCACCCTCGACACCGGGAGCGACCTTGTCTGGACGCAGTGCCGGCCGTGCCCGGTCTGCTTCGCCCAGACGCTCCCCTACTTCGACCCGTCCAACTCCTCCACGTTCGGCGCGCTCCCCTGCGACTCGCCCATGTGCGACGGCCTCGCATGGTCGTCCTGCGGCAAGCAGAGCTGGGGCAACCGAACCTGCGTCTACGTCTACGCATACGCCGACAACTCCATAACCATCGGCAGCCTCGACGAGGACACTTTcacgttcgccgccgccggcgacagcTCCGGCGAGGCCTCCGTACCCGGCCTGGCCTTCGGGTGCGGTCTCTTCGACAACGGGATCTTCACGTCCAACGAGACCGGCATCGCCGGCTTCGGGCGCGGCGCGCTGTCCCTGCCGTCGCAGCTCAAAGTGGACAACTTCTCCCACTGCTTCACCACCATAACAGGGTCGGAACCCAGCACCGTCCTGCTCGGCCTCCCGGCCGACCTctacggccacggcggcgccgtccaGTCCACCCCTCTCGTCCAAAACTTTTCGTCTCTGACCGCGTACTACCTGTCTCTAAAGGGCATAACCGTCGGCGAAACGAGGCTGCCGATCCCCGAGTCAACGTTCGCGCTGAGGCAGGACGGCACGGGCGGCACGATCATCGACTCCGGCACCGGCATGACGTCGCTGCCACGGGGCGCGTACGAGCTCGTGCGCGACGCGTTCGTCGCGCAGGCGAGGCTGCCCGTGGACAACGCGACGTCGTCGCTGCTCTCGCAGCTCTGCTtctcggcgccgcggcgggcgaggCCCGACGACGACGTGCCGAGGCTGGCGCTGCACTTGGAGGGCGCGACGCTGGAGCTGCCGCGGGAGAACTACATGTTCGAGTTCCAggacgcgggcggcggcagcttcACCTGCCTAGCTGTCAGCGCAGGGGGCGACATGACCATCATAGGCAACTACCAGCAGCAGAACATGCACGTCCTCTACGACCTGGTCGGCAACATGCTGTCCTTTGTTCCTGCTCAGTGCAACAGGCTTTAG
- the LOC120652568 gene encoding ABC transporter I family member 20-like, which yields MASTVEISHLSFTYPGIDGRPPPGAPPLIEDVCFSLDAGQRCLLLGSNGAGKTTILKILGGKHMVDPSMVRVLGRSAFHDTALTSSGDLCYLGGEWRRDVAFAGYQVNIQMDISAEKMIFGVAGVDPKRRDELIKILDIDLSWRMHKASDGQRRRVQICMGLLKPFKVLLLDEITVDLDVLARSNLLTYLKKECDERGATIIYATHIFDGLDDWPTHVVYIAHGKLQLALPLEKVKEMSQLSLMRTVESWLRKERDEDRRRRKERKEKGLPEFDKVVEGSRVVGDPAKSAARVVNNGWAAGRLTSTIAGEENFVFSSNSVLRQ from the exons ATGGCGTCAACGGTGGAGATCAGCCACCTCTCCTTCACCTACCCGGGCATcgacggccgcccgccgcccggcgcgccgccgcttaTCGAGGACGTCTGCTTCTCCCTCGACGCCGGCCAACGGTgcctcctcctcggctccaACGGCGCAG GCAAGACGACGATCCTGAAGATACTGGGCGGGAAGCACATGGTGGATCCGAGCATGGTGCGGGTCCTGGGCAGGTCCGCCTTCCACGACACGGCGCTCACCTCCTCCGGCGACCTCTGCTACCTCGGCGGCGAG TGGAGACGCGATGTGGCCTTTGCTGGCTACCAGGTGAATATTCAGATGGATATATCGGCAGAGAAGATGATTTTTGGTGTTGCTGGTGTTGATCCAAAGAGGAGAGATGAGCTTATCAAG ATATTAGACATCGACCTTTCTTGGCGCATGCACAAGGCATCAGATGGTCAGAGGAGACGAGTCCAGATTTGCATGGGACTTCTTAAGCCATTCAAG GTTCTCCTCCTTGATGAGATCACAGTTGACCTGGATGTGTtggcaagatcaaatctgttGACATATCTTAAGAAGGAATGTGATGAAAGAGGTGCAACAATCATCTATGCCACACATATTTTTGATGGTCTTGATGATTGGCCAACACACGTT GTTTACATTGCTCATGGGAAGCTGCAATTAGCACTGCCTTTGGAAAAAGTGAAAGAAATGAGCCAGTTGTCTCTAATG AGAACTGTGGAGAGTTGGTTGAGGAAAGAAAGAGACGAGGACAGGAGGAGGAGAAAGGAGCGAAAGGAGAAAGGCCTCCCGGAATTCGACAAGGTTGTTGAGGGTAGCCGGGTTGTAGGTGATCCAGCAAAGAGTGCTGCCAGAGTCGTAAACAATGGGTGGGCAGCAGGACGGCTCACCTCAACGATCGCAGGAGAGGAGAACTTCGTTTTCAGCTCTAACAGCGTTCTTAGACAATGA
- the LOC120648819 gene encoding aspartic proteinase nepenthesin-1-like: MHRLALLLALLAAALAVSCSDAAGGAIRAQLTRADAGRGLTRRQLLRRMARRSKARAARLLSGSSPASASAVPGKGQAIDTEYLVSFAIGTPPQPVQATLDTGSDLIWTQCQPCPSCYAQALPYYDPNLSDTSAPLPCDAAACQQLDLSSCGARKWGNRTCVYTYSYGDRSVTTGRLDADTFRFDGDAGHEAVPSLAFGCGYFNNGLFSSNATGSGIAGFGRGALSLPSQLRVDNFSYCFTNVTGSAPSAVLLGLPANLYDSASGAAQTTQLIQSSANPTFYYLSLKSITVGSERLPVPESAFALRGNGSGGTIIDSGTSVTLLPPLVYGVLHDAFVSQVDLPVTNDEPLCFAVSSAAAGKKQEVPKLELQFDGATLDLPRENYVFEMEDDGGRSNMCIAIMSSGGGMTIVGNYQQQNLHVLYDLAGNNLSFVPAHCDRV; encoded by the coding sequence ATGCACAGGCTAGCCCTCCTGCTCGCgctgctcgcggcggcgctggccgtttCGTGCAGCGACGCCGCGGGCGGGGCGATCCGGGCGCAGCTCACCCGCGCCGACGCCGGCCGCGGCCTGACCCGGCGCCAGCTGCTGCGGCGCATGGCGCGGCGCAGCAaggcccgcgccgcgcggctgCTCTCTggctcgtcgccggccagcGCCTCCGCGGTGCCCGGCAAGGGCCAGGCGATCGACACGGAGTACCTGGTCAGCTTCGCCATCggcacgccgccgcagcccgtgCAGGCGACGCTCGACACCGGCAGCGACCTCATCTGGACGCAGTGCCAGCCGTGCCCGTCCTGCTACGCCCAGGCGCTGCCGTACTACGACCCCAACCTCTCCGACACGTCGGCACCGCTCCCCTGCGACGCTGCGGCGTGCCAGCAGCTGGACCTGTCCTCCTGCGGCGCGCGCAAGTGGGGCAACCGCACCTGCGTCTACACCTACTCCTACGGCGACAGGTCGGTCACGACCGGCCGCCTCGACGCCGACACGTTCAGGTTCGACGGCGACGCCGGGCACGAGGCGGTGCCCAGCCTCGCCTTCGGCTGCGGCTACTTCAACAACGGGCTCTTCAGCTCCAACGCGACCGGAAGCGGCATCGCCGGCTTCGGCCGCGGCGCGCTGTCCCTGCCGTCGCAGCTCAGGGTCGACAACTTCTCCTACTGCTTCACCAACGTCACGGGGTCGGCGCCCAGCGCCGTCCTGCTCGGCCTGCCGGCGAACCTCTACGACAGCGCCAGCGGCGCCGCGCAGACCACCCAGCTCATCCAGAGCTCCGCCAACCCGACTTTCTACTACCTCTCGCTGAAGAGCATCACGGTCGGGTCGGAGAGGTTGCCGGTGCCGGAGTCGGCGTTCGCGCTGAGGGGCAACGGGAGCGGCGGGACGATCATCGACTCCGGCACCTCCGtcacgctgctgccgccgcttgTCTACGGGGTCCTCCACGACGCGTTCGTCTCCCAGGTGGACCTGCCCGTGACCAACGACGAGCCCCTCTGCTTCGCCgtgtcgtcggcggcggcggggaagaagCAGGAGGTGCcgaagctggagctgcagttcGACGGCGCGACGCTGGACCTGCCGCGGGAGAACTACGTGTTCGAGATGGAGGACGACGGTGGCCGGAGCAACATGTGCATCGCGATCATGTCCTCCGGCGGGGGCATGACCATCGTAGGCAACTATCAGCAGCAGAACCTGCACGTACTCTACGACCTCGCTGGCAACAACCTGTCTTTCGTCCCTGCTCACTGCGACAGGGTTTAG
- the LOC120652564 gene encoding inactive glucose-6-phosphate 1-dehydrogenase 4, chloroplastic-like, which translates to MAGLAVAASAATVASFQFQPSLSASRFAPVLAPAASFRTQACGLRCWIAAKLKLRKALKRHGWQLQRNLDARRNDRIPDHLEAALLTENRTHRNIHHAYDSGGEMASASSDLLGSSTVSKNSLQQGPNPSEIRSPVQDEESSMSNGHYDGEPSLCIAVIGATGELARNKVFPALFALYYSGFLPRNVGIFGYSRKKITDEDLRAIIEANLTCRVDHHENCDDKLNEFLKRTYYIDAGHDNKVGMSRLNSKMAQIEGTRAANRIFYLAVPQESLLDVALPLADGAQTKKGWNRIIIEKPFGFTGLSSQRVTQSLLSRFEEKQIYRIDHLLGKDLIENLTVLRFSNLVFEPLWSRTYIRNVQVIFSEETATEIQGRYFGNYGIIRDIVHSHILQTIALFAMEPPVSLDGEDIRDEKVKVLRSIRKVDLEDVVLGQLKDTSGKVDRYTKSMTPTYFAAAMYIDNARWDGVPFLIKTGIGLMKNRAEIRIQFRHVPGNIYRERFGHDIDLDTNELVLRDQPEEAILLKVNNKVPGLGLQLDASELNLLYRDKYDTEVPDSYEHLLLDVLDGDSHLFMRSDELAAAWNVLTPVIHEIDQNRVAPELYEAGDKGPINAYYLAAKHGVRWDDDW; encoded by the exons ATGGCAGGGCTGGCCGTGGCGGCGTCCGCAGCAACGGTGGCGTCCTTCCAGTTCCAGCCCTCGCTGTCGGCATCGCGCTTCGCCCCG GTTTTAGCACCTGCTGCCAGTTTCAGAACACAAGCTTGTGGATTGAGGTGCTGGATTGCTGCAAAGTTGAAGCTCCGGAAGGCATTGAAAAGGCATGGATGGCAACTTCAAAGAAACCTAGATGCTCGAAGGAATGATAGAATTCCTGATCACTTGGAGGCTGCATTGTTGACTGAAAACAGAACTCATCGAAACATACATCATGCTTATG ATTCTGGAGGTGAAATGGCCAGTGCAAGCTCTGATCTTTTGGGTAGTTCAACCGTTTCAAAAAATTCATTGCAACAGGGACCCAATCCATCTGAAATCCGTTCTCCTGTTCAAGATGAAGAGTCTTCCATGTCCAATGGCCATTACGATGGTGAACCATCTCTTTGCATTGCTGTAATTGGAGCTACTGGTGAACTGGCAAGAAATAAAGTTTTCCCAGCACTATTTGCTCTGTATTACAGTGGTTTTCTTCCTCGG AATGTGGGTATATTTGGGTATTCTAGGAAGAAAATAACAGATGAAGATTTAAGAGCTATAATTGAAGCCAATTTGACCTGCCGGGTTGATCACCA TGAAAACTGCGACGACAAGTTAAATGAGTTCCTCAAAAGGACGTATTACATAGATGCCGGACATGACAACAAAGTTGGGATGTCAAGATTAAATTCTAAGATGGCACAGATAGAG GGTACTCGTGCAGCAAACAGAATATTCTACCTTGCTGTTCCCCAAGAGTCACTTCTTGATGTAGCATTGCCACTGGCTGACGGTGCCCAAACTAAGAAAGGGTGGAATAGGATAATTATTGAGAAACCATTTGGCTTTACTGGTTTGTCCTCACAACGGGTAACACAATCTCTACTGTCAAGATTTGAGGAGAAGCAAATCTACAG AATTGATCACCTTTTGGGGAAGGATCTGATCGAAAATCTTACTGTCTTGAGATTTTCTAATTTGGTGTTTGAACCATTGTGGAGCAGAACTTACATACGGAATGTGCAG GTTATTTTTTCTGAAGAAACAGCAACTGAAATACAAGGGAG GTACTTCGGAAATTATGGGATAATTCGTGACATAGTTCACAGTCACATTCTTCAAACAATAGCGCTATTTGCTATGGAACCACCTGTAAGTCTTGATGGAGAGGACATCCGAGATGAAAAG GTGAAGGTGCTCAGATCAATTCGGAAAGTGGACCTTGAGGATGTTGTTCTTGGTCAACTCAAGGACACTTCTGGTAAAGTTGACAGATATACAAAATCCATGACACCAACCTATTTTGCTGCTGCTATGTACATTGACAATGCACGGTGGGATGGGGTACCATTTTTGATCAAGACAGGCATTGGGCTTATGAAGAATAG AGCTGAGATTCGAATTCAGTTTCGCCATGTCCCTGGTAATATCTACCGTGAACGTTTTGGCCACGACATAGATCTTGACACAAATGAGCTGGTTCTACGCGATCAACCTGAAGAAGCGATCCTGCTGAAAGTTAACAACAAGGTCCCAGGGCTTGGGCTCCAACTGGATGCTTCAGAACTCAACCTGCTTTACCGGGATAA GTACGACACCGAGGTTCCAGATTCATATGAGCATCTTCTCCTGGATGTGCTAGATGGAGACAGTCATCTATTCATGCGCAGCGACGAACTAGCGGCTGCATGGAACGTGCTGACTCCGGTAATCCATGAGATCGATCAGAACAGAGTGGCTCCTGAGCTCTACGAGGCTGGAGATAAAGGGCCTATCAATGCTTACTATCTCGCTGCTAAACATGGCGTGCGATGGGATGACGACTGGTGA